A region of Planctomycetia bacterium DNA encodes the following proteins:
- the rnc gene encoding ribonuclease III: MSEIEPVDAGRALEERCEIRIGYVFKNKMMLRSALTHASGADHRLASNERLEFLGDAILGVIICENLFHAFPDLLEGDLTKIKSVVVSRQTCAKISEQLGLEEFLILGKGMTTHAVIPPSLLADVFESLVAAIYLDGGDEAARAFVEKHMEPEIERAAGGEHVSNFKSLLQQIAQREYSMTPTYQLLDEKGPDHSKCFKVAAQVGRNRYQPAWGRNKKEAEQRAARNALSELDGEPIPYPSE, encoded by the coding sequence ATGAGTGAAATTGAACCGGTCGACGCCGGGCGGGCGCTGGAAGAGCGCTGTGAAATCCGGATCGGCTACGTGTTCAAGAACAAAATGATGCTCCGCTCGGCGTTGACGCACGCCTCCGGCGCCGATCATCGTCTGGCCTCGAACGAGCGACTGGAATTTCTCGGTGACGCCATTCTCGGCGTGATCATCTGCGAGAACTTGTTCCACGCGTTCCCCGACTTGCTCGAAGGCGATCTGACAAAAATCAAATCGGTCGTCGTCAGCCGTCAGACCTGTGCGAAGATTAGCGAGCAACTCGGCCTGGAAGAGTTTTTGATCCTCGGCAAAGGCATGACCACGCACGCGGTGATCCCCCCGTCGTTGTTGGCGGATGTTTTCGAGTCCCTCGTGGCAGCCATCTATCTCGATGGCGGCGACGAGGCGGCCCGAGCCTTTGTCGAAAAGCATATGGAGCCGGAAATCGAACGCGCCGCCGGCGGCGAGCATGTGAGCAACTTTAAATCGTTGCTGCAGCAAATCGCCCAGCGCGAATACTCGATGACGCCGACCTACCAGTTGCTCGACGAGAAAGGCCCCGACCACAGCAAGTGCTTCAAGGTGGCGGCGCAAGTCGGCCGCAACCGCTACCAGCCCGCCTGGGGCCGGAACAAAAAAGAAGCCGAGCAACGCGCCGCGCGCAACGCCCTCAGCGAACTCGACGGCGAGCCGATTCCGTACCCATCGGAGT